The following coding sequences lie in one Cydia strobilella chromosome 16, ilCydStro3.1, whole genome shotgun sequence genomic window:
- the LOC134748256 gene encoding protein SEC13 homolog, with protein sequence MITVLNTIDTGHEDMIHDAELDYYGLRLATCSSDNSVKIYDIKSGAQTLAADLKGHFGPVWQVAWAHPKFGNLLASCSYDRKVIIWKETGEWTKLYEYTGHESSVNSVAWAPAEYGLVLACCSSDGSISVLTYNQDGNWDVKKISGAHAIGVNSISWCPAISAELNLDPLNNKDAPKRIVSGGCDNLIKIWREQGDQWVEENRLEMHMDWVRDVAWAPSLGLQRSMIASCSQDKRVVIWTSDDNVSWTPTILNTFDDVVWSVSWSLTGNILAISGGDNKVSLWREGSDGQWVCISEVAKGLGQTPNDERSTL encoded by the exons ATGATTACTGTGTTAAATACAATTGATACCGGCCACGAGGATATGATACACGACGCAGAGCTGGACTACTATGGGTTGAGACTAGCCACATGTTCATCGGATAACTCTGTGAAGATTTATGACATCAAAAGCGGCGCCCAAACACTTGCAGCTGACTTGAAAGGACACTTCGGTCCCGTGTGGCAGGTGGCCTGGGCTCACCCGAAGTTCGGAAATCTGTTAGCGTCATGTTCCTATGATAGAAAAGTGATAATATGGAAGGAGACCGGGGAGTGGACAAAGTTGTACGAGTATACAGGTCACGAGAGTTCGGTCAACTCGGTGGCGTGGGCGCCTGCGGAATATGGGCTCGTGCTGGCGTGCTGCAGCTCCGACGGCTCCATCTCCGTGCTGACGTACAACCAGGACGGAAACTGGGATGTGAAGAAGATATCCGGCGCGCATGCCATTGGCGTTAATTCCATAAGTTGGTGTCCTGCTATCTCTGCGGAACTTAACTTGGACCCACTTAATAACAAGGATGCACCCAAGAGAATTGTTTCTGGTGGATGTGATAATTTAATCAAG ATTTGGAGAGAGCAAGGAGACCAATGGGTTGAAGAGAATCGCTTGGAAATGCACATGGACTGGGTGAGAGATGTTGCATGGGCACCTTCACTGGGGCTACAGCGGTCCATGATCGCCAGCTGCTCACAGGATAAGAGAGTTGTCATCTGGACCAGCGACGATAATGTCTCCTGGACACCCACCATTCTGAATACATTTGATGATGTTGTGTGGAGCGTGAGCTGGTCTCTAACAGGCAACATCCTGGCTATCTCGGGAGGTGATAACAAAGTAAGTCTCTGGAGGGAGGGCAGCGATGGCCAGTGGGTGTGCATCAGTGAGGTAGCTAAGGGATTGGGACAAACACCAAATGATGAGAGGAGtacactttaa
- the LOC134748259 gene encoding uncharacterized protein LOC134748259, with product MSAADRGYLHSLNNLLQQDYRGVNIAVYALATAGLAVSLHKIRPVSKFSKASQVPNHFIKQHELLRGRYAGIQHSPLRVLVDHRAPIYLPLWHSSKPPLPVKLWGVDIVSGNAVNWLECVARGQKVTLKPIARDKDSLVSTVQLHLEQSKTKEVETLDLGQKLVELGFAKASVPQSIGKNSIEFQLAPAILSAEKHAKKYRNGVWSEKLPPIPIYTVYWRNGLQLVGDLVILSAKNSIKFLGFITSAAFNRVKNLVLRPLRPSPKQIQAS from the exons ATGTCTGCAGCCGACCGCGGGTATTTACAcagtttaaataatttgttacaaCAGGATTACCGCGGGGTGAAT ATAGCGGTTTACGCACTAGCCACTGCAGGCCTCGCTGTCTCGCTGCATAAGATCCGTCCG GTTAGCAAGTTTTCTAAAGCAAGTCAAGTCCCGAACCACTTCATCAAGCAGCATGAGCTGCTTCGAGGGCGCTACGCCGGTATACAACACTCCCCCCTGAGGGTTCTGGTGGATCACCGCGCGCCGATCTACTTACCGCTATGGCATTCCAGTAAACCGCCGCTGCCAGTCAAG TTGTGGGGTGTTGACATAGTGAGTGGGAATGCTGTCAACTGGTTAGAGTGTGTGGCGCGAGGTCAGAAGGTCACTCTGAAGCCCATAGCCAGGGACAAGGACAGCCTGGTTTCCACTGTTCAGTTGCATTTAGAACAATCCAAG ACAAAGGAAGTGGAAACTCTAGATCTTGGCCAAAAGCTGGTTGAACTTGGTTTTGCTAAAGCCTCTGTACCACAAAGTATTGGGAAGAATTCCATTGAGTTCCAACTAGCACCTGCCATATTGTCAGCAGAAAAACATGCCAAAAAGTACCGCAATGGTGTGTGGTCCGAAAAACTGCCTCCTATCCCAATATACACTGTATATTGGAGAAATGGATTGCAGTTAGTTGGTGATTTAGTTATCCTATCAGCTAAGAACTCCATAAAGTTTTTAGGTTTTATCACTAGTGCAGCCTTTAACAGAGTTAAGAACCTGGTACTAAGACCACTGAGACCATCGCCTAAGCAGATACAGGCATCATGA